A DNA window from Anastrepha ludens isolate Willacy chromosome 6, idAnaLude1.1, whole genome shotgun sequence contains the following coding sequences:
- the LOC128867600 gene encoding probable peroxisomal acyl-coenzyme A oxidase 1 produces MSIPKDINPDLAKERKSATFDVEEFSAWIYDNANLLQMKRLIEEELYKDLDDPTELDYLSYEDIYNRGLKHSVDAVKKLRALQDRLHPGGSEIYPTLMGGPVAMALMPAGTPLAVHVVMFTRALRGQGTPEQYEKFGRRADNCEIIGTYAQTELGHGTYLRGLETRADYDRQADEFVLNTPTLTSYKWWPGGLGQTVNYCIVVAQLYIDNEPLGVQLFVLQVRDEQTHAPLPGIDIGDIGKRIGMPGVNNGYLGLKNVRIPRTNMLMKNAKVLPDGTFVKSPVSQLTYFPMVYVRCMVVLSNCIFHAQAVTITTRYSAVRRQSPINPNLPEPQILDHLTQQMKVVPEIAAVITYRLAGGKLYKMYVQTAKAVNRGDYSRLPELHALACAMKASCTYDSAFGIERLRLSCGGHGYLASANLGNLFTWATAACTYEGENSVLYLQVGRILLKTWADVLAGKQLMPTMAYLSECAQWSEFPHWSGDWMCLVQALQFAATNKTRIAYKNYNERLKRDLSQPEASNATGIELTQAAELHGRAFVANTFYEEVTGSSKAKRSASLNKLLEDLLELYLIHTVQRHMADILRFIRLTEDHLTSLQSRLETALAQLRPNLVAICDGFDFHDKVLSSVLGCYDGNVYERIFEAAKKSPLNKKAVPASFEQHLKPFMKSNL; encoded by the exons AGGAAGAACTTTATAAAGACTTAGACGATCCTACCGAATTGGATTATCTATCCTACGAAGACATCTATAATCGCGGTCTTAAGCATTCCGTGGATGCAGTTAAGAAGTTGAGAGCGTTGCAAGATCGCTTGCATCCTGGTGGCAGCGAAATTTATCC TACCCTTATGGGTGGACCCGTTGCTATGGCTCTCATGCCCGCCGGTACGCCATTGGCAGTGCACGTTGTGATGTTCACACGTGCACTCAGAGGCCAAGGTACACCAGAACAATATGAGAAATTCGGTCGAAGAGCGGACAATTGCGAAATCATTGGTACTTATGCACAAACCGAACTGGGCCATGGCACTTATTTGCGAGGACTGGAAACACGCGCTGATTACGATCGCCAAGCCGATGAATTTGTGCTGAATACACCCACATTGACATCGTATAAGTGGTGGCCTGGTGGAT TGGGCCAGACTGTAAACTATTGCATTGTGGTTGCGCAGCTGTACATCGATAACGAGCCGTTGGGGGTGCAGTTGTTTGTGTTACAGGTACGCGATGAGCAGACGCATGCGCCACTACCCGGCATCGACATTGGCGATATTGGCAAGAGAATTGGCATGCCAGGTGTCAACAATGGCTATTTGGGTTTGAAGAATGTACGCATACCGCGCACGAATATGTTGATGAAGAACGCCAAAGTGCTGCCGGATGGCACTTTTGTGAAAAGTCCTGTGTCTCAGCTCACTTACTTTCCGATGGTGTATGTACGTTGTATGGTCGTGCTGAGTAATTGCATATTTCATGCTCAAGCTGTGACTATAACGACACGTTACTCGGCTGTCCGACGCCAAAGTCCCATTAACCCAAA CTTACCGGAACCACAGATATTGGATCATCTGACGCAGCAAATGAAAGTCGTGCCAGAGATCGCTGCAGTTATTACTTATCGTCTTGCTGGTGGCAAACTATACAAAATGTACGTACAAACCGCTAAAGCTGTCAACCGTGGCGACTATTCGCGCCTACCTGAGTTGCATGCTTTAGCCTGTGCCATGAAGGCATCCTGCACGTATGACTCTGCATTTGGTATTGAGCGCCTAAGACTCTCCTGTGGTGGTCATGGTTATTTGGCATCCGCCAATTTGGGTAATCTTTTTACGTGGGCCACAGCAGCGTGCACCTATGAAGGCGAGAATTCGGTGTTATACCTGCAAGTGGGCAGAATTTTGTTGAAAACCTGGGCGGATGTGTTGGCTGGAAAGCAGCTGATGCCTACAATGGCATATTTAAGCGAGTGTGCTCAGTGGAGTGAGTTTCCGCATTGGAGTGGCGATTGGATGTGTCTGGTGCAGGCTTTGCAGTTTGCGGCTACCAA taAGACACGCATTGCATATAAAAACTACAACGAGCGATTGAAGCGAGACTTATCGCAACCAGAGGCATCCAACGCTACTGGTATCGAGTTGACACAGGCAGCCGAG CTCCATGGCCGGGCCTTTGTTGCCAACACTTTCTACGAAGAGGTTACTGGTAGTAGTAAAGCTAAGCGCTCGGCATCACTGAACAAATTACTCGAAGACCTGCTCGAACTCTACCTAATACACACGGTCCAACGTCATATGGCTGACATATTGAGG TTCATTCGACTAACCGAAGACCATTTGACCTCTCTGCAAAGCCGCCTCGAAACAGCGCTCGCTCAGTTGCGGCCCAACCTTGTAGCCATTTGTGATGGTTTCGATTTTCATGACAAAgttttgagttctgttttaggTTGCTATGATGGTAATGTTTACGAGCGCATTTTTGAAGCGGCCAAGAAAAGTCCCTTGAACAAGAAAGCCGTTCCGGCGTCGTTTGAACAACACTTGAAACCATTTATGAAATCGAATTTATAA